The Methylobacterium sp. PvR107 genome contains a region encoding:
- a CDS encoding two-component system sensor histidine kinase NtrB, whose product MSDDSLPKESGNRRDTAAEAVLNALPLPVLTIGGDERILHCNHAAEAFFDYSARLMLRRRLRDIIPFASPIIALVAEVRRRGASVSEYRVELTQPRLGLERSVDVFATPLGDDGDAVVMMLQERTIADKMNRQLTHRGAARSMVALGAMLAHEIKNPLAGIRGAAQLLESTGAEEDRLLTRLICDESDRIVRIVERMELFGDERPSDRGAVNVHGVLDQVKRSAQSGFARHIRFIETYDPSLPPVLGSRDQLIQVILNLVKNAAEAIGPDAVEGEITLSTAFRTGLRLQVPGSRERVSLPIEVAVRDNGPGISADLLPDLFDPFVTTKAQGSGLGLALVAKIVGDHGGIVECDPAPRRTAFRILLPMSSARDGRESAVDP is encoded by the coding sequence GTGAGCGACGACTCTCTCCCGAAAGAGTCCGGCAACCGGCGCGACACCGCCGCCGAGGCCGTGCTCAACGCCCTGCCGCTGCCGGTCCTGACCATCGGCGGCGACGAGCGCATCCTCCACTGCAACCACGCCGCGGAGGCGTTCTTCGACTACTCGGCGCGGCTGATGCTGCGCCGCCGCCTGCGCGACATCATCCCGTTCGCCTCGCCGATCATCGCCCTGGTGGCCGAGGTCCGGCGCCGGGGCGCCAGCGTCAGCGAGTACCGGGTCGAGCTGACCCAGCCCCGTCTCGGGCTGGAGCGCAGCGTCGACGTGTTCGCCACCCCGCTCGGTGACGACGGCGACGCCGTGGTGATGATGCTCCAGGAGCGCACCATCGCCGACAAGATGAACCGCCAGCTCACCCATCGCGGCGCGGCGCGCTCGATGGTGGCGCTCGGCGCGATGTTGGCCCACGAGATCAAGAATCCGCTCGCGGGCATCCGCGGCGCCGCGCAGCTCCTGGAGAGCACCGGTGCCGAGGAGGACCGGCTGCTCACCCGCCTGATCTGCGACGAATCCGACCGGATCGTCCGCATCGTCGAGCGGATGGAGCTGTTCGGCGACGAGCGTCCCTCGGACCGCGGCGCCGTCAACGTCCACGGGGTGCTCGACCAAGTGAAGCGCTCGGCGCAGTCGGGCTTCGCGCGGCATATCCGGTTCATCGAGACCTACGACCCGTCGCTGCCGCCGGTGCTGGGCAGCCGCGACCAGCTGATCCAGGTGATCCTGAACCTCGTGAAGAACGCCGCCGAGGCGATCGGCCCGGACGCGGTCGAGGGCGAGATCACCCTGTCGACCGCCTTCCGCACCGGCCTGCGCCTGCAGGTACCGGGCTCGCGCGAGCGGGTCAGCCTGCCGATCGAGGTGGCGGTGCGCGACAACGGCCCCGGCATCTCGGCCGACCTCCTGCCCGACCTGTTCGACCCGTTCGTCACCACCAAGGCGCAGGGCTCCGGCCTGGGTCTTGCTTTGGTGGCCAAGATCGTCGGCGATCACGGCGGGATCGTCGAGTGCGATCCTGCCCCGCGCCGCACGGCGTTCCGCATCCTTCTGCCGATGTCGAGTGCCCGGGACGGGCGCGAATCGGCGGTCGATCCGTGA
- the ntrC gene encoding nitrogen regulation protein NR(I): MPNGHIIVADDDAAIRTVLNQALSRAGYEVRSTGNCATLWRWVAQGEGDLVITDVVMPDENVFDLLPRIKRVRPELPIIVMSAQNTFMTAIRASERGAYEYLPKPFDLKELIAIVGRALSRPRGTAPAGAPPENEDIPLVGRSPAMQEIYRALARLMPTDLTVMITGESGTGKELVARALHDYGRRRTGPFVPVNMAAIPRDLIESELFGHEKGAFTGALQRSAGRFEQAEGGTLFLDEIGDMPMEAQTRLLRVLQQGEYTTVGGRVPIKTNVRIIAATNKDLRISIQQGIFREDLFFRLNVVPLRLPALRERSEDVPDLIRHFFVLVEREGLTRKSLDGDAMERLKRYRWPGNVRELENLVRRLAALYPQETITGPVIEAELDTLPLAAPAPNGNGAARKAGGESESLSSAVERHLSDYFSGYRDTLPPPGLYHRILREIEGPLIGAALAATRGNQIRAAELLGVNRNTLRKKVRDLDLQVFRTAR; this comes from the coding sequence ATGCCGAACGGCCACATCATCGTCGCCGACGACGACGCCGCCATCCGCACCGTGCTCAACCAAGCGTTGTCACGGGCGGGCTACGAAGTCCGCTCGACGGGCAATTGCGCGACCCTCTGGCGCTGGGTCGCGCAGGGGGAGGGCGACCTCGTCATCACCGACGTGGTGATGCCCGACGAGAACGTGTTCGATCTGCTGCCGCGCATCAAGCGGGTGCGGCCGGAGCTGCCGATCATCGTGATGAGCGCGCAGAACACCTTCATGACGGCGATCCGCGCCTCGGAGCGGGGCGCCTACGAGTACCTGCCCAAGCCCTTCGATCTGAAGGAGCTGATCGCCATCGTGGGCCGGGCGCTCTCGCGCCCGCGCGGTACGGCACCGGCCGGGGCACCGCCCGAGAACGAGGACATCCCGCTGGTCGGCCGCTCGCCGGCCATGCAGGAGATCTACCGGGCGCTCGCCCGGCTGATGCCCACCGATCTCACCGTGATGATCACCGGCGAGTCGGGAACCGGCAAGGAGCTGGTCGCCCGGGCGCTGCACGATTACGGCCGGCGCCGCACCGGCCCGTTCGTGCCGGTCAACATGGCGGCGATCCCGCGCGACCTGATCGAATCCGAGCTGTTCGGCCACGAGAAGGGCGCCTTCACGGGGGCGCTCCAGCGTTCCGCCGGCCGGTTCGAGCAGGCCGAGGGCGGCACGCTGTTCCTCGACGAGATCGGCGACATGCCCATGGAGGCGCAGACCCGTCTGCTGCGCGTGCTCCAGCAGGGCGAGTACACAACGGTCGGCGGCCGGGTCCCGATCAAGACCAACGTGCGGATCATCGCGGCGACCAACAAGGACCTGCGGATCTCGATCCAGCAGGGCATCTTCCGCGAGGACCTGTTCTTCCGGCTCAACGTCGTGCCGCTGCGGCTGCCGGCCCTGCGCGAGCGCTCGGAAGACGTGCCGGACCTCATCCGCCACTTCTTCGTGCTGGTCGAGCGCGAGGGCCTGACCCGCAAATCGCTCGACGGCGACGCGATGGAGCGGCTCAAACGCTACCGCTGGCCCGGCAACGTCCGTGAGCTGGAGAACCTCGTCCGGCGGCTCGCCGCACTCTACCCGCAGGAGACGATCACCGGCCCGGTGATCGAGGCCGAGCTCGATACGCTGCCGCTCGCCGCCCCCGCCCCGAACGGCAACGGCGCCGCCCGCAAGGCCGGCGGGGAGTCGGAGAGCCTGTCGAGCGCCGTGGAGCGGCACCTCTCGGACTACTTTTCCGGTTATCGCGACACGCTGCCGCCGCCCGGGCTCTATCACCGGATCTTGCGGGAGATCGAAGGCCCGCTGATCGGCGCGGCGCTGGCCGCCACCCGCGGCAACCAGATTCGCGCGGCGGAACTCCTCGGGGTCAACCGCAACACCCTGCGCAAGAAGGTGCGGGACCTCGACCTGCAGGTGTTTCGAACAGCGCGGTAG
- a CDS encoding Rmf/CrpP family protein, whose protein sequence is MTNAQATASDSPFIQGRNARLYGKPISECPYPEGSQERAAWMEAYEEAANSDLPEKP, encoded by the coding sequence TTGACCAACGCCCAGGCCACTGCGAGCGACAGCCCGTTCATCCAGGGTCGTAATGCCCGCCTCTACGGCAAGCCCATCAGCGAATGCCCCTATCCGGAAGGCTCCCAAGAGCGCGCCGCCTGGATGGAGGCTTACGAGGAAGCGGCGAATTCGGATCTGCCCGAGAAGCCCTGA
- the metC gene encoding cystathionine beta-lyase has translation MSLKPSPESKQTFAPATRLVHAGRDPGEQHGFVNTPIYRGSTVLYPTYDAIKHRRGRYNYGTSATPTMDALTSAWTELAGAAGTVVTPSGLAALTVALMAAVSAGDHLLVTDSAYRPTRQFCDGVLARYGVAVTYYDPAIGAGIAELMRPNTRAVLVEAPGSQSFEMQDIPAIAEAAHANDACVIMDNTWATPLLFPPHERGVDIAVEAGTKYLSGGSDLLIGLTSANTRYYPAVRRTFDHFAMCAGAEDIFLALRGMRTMSLRLREHGRAGLEMARWLQARPEVLRVLHPGLPEDPGHAIWKRDFSGASGLFGVILKPVPEKAVAAMLDDLQLFGMGFSWGGFESLVIPFDCAGYRTATRWSPGGPALRFHIGLEDTADLKADLDAGFARLRAAS, from the coding sequence ATGTCCCTGAAGCCCTCGCCCGAGTCCAAGCAGACCTTCGCGCCCGCGACGCGCCTCGTCCATGCGGGCCGCGATCCGGGCGAGCAGCACGGCTTCGTCAACACGCCGATCTATCGCGGCTCCACGGTCCTCTACCCGACCTACGACGCCATCAAGCACCGGCGCGGGCGCTACAATTACGGCACCTCGGCCACGCCCACCATGGACGCTCTCACGAGCGCCTGGACGGAGCTCGCCGGCGCCGCCGGGACGGTGGTGACGCCCTCCGGGCTCGCGGCGCTCACCGTGGCGCTGATGGCCGCGGTCTCGGCGGGCGACCACCTCCTCGTCACCGATTCCGCCTACCGGCCGACCCGCCAGTTCTGCGACGGCGTGCTGGCCCGCTACGGCGTCGCGGTCACCTACTATGACCCGGCCATCGGGGCCGGCATCGCCGAGCTGATGCGCCCGAACACCCGGGCCGTGCTGGTCGAGGCGCCCGGCTCGCAGAGCTTCGAGATGCAGGACATCCCGGCCATCGCCGAGGCCGCGCACGCCAACGACGCCTGCGTGATCATGGACAATACCTGGGCGACGCCGCTGCTGTTCCCGCCGCATGAGCGGGGCGTCGACATCGCCGTGGAGGCCGGGACCAAGTACCTGAGCGGCGGCTCGGACCTGCTGATCGGCCTGACCTCCGCGAACACGCGCTACTACCCGGCCGTGCGCCGGACCTTCGACCATTTCGCCATGTGCGCCGGCGCGGAGGACATCTTCCTGGCGCTGCGCGGTATGCGCACCATGTCGTTGCGGCTGCGCGAGCACGGCCGCGCCGGGCTCGAGATGGCCCGGTGGCTCCAGGCTCGACCGGAGGTGCTGCGCGTCCTGCATCCCGGCCTGCCTGAGGATCCCGGCCATGCGATCTGGAAGCGCGACTTCTCCGGCGCCTCCGGTCTGTTCGGGGTGATCCTCAAGCCGGTTCCCGAGAAGGCGGTCGCCGCCATGCTGGACGACCTCCAGCTCTTCGGGATGGGCTTCTCCTGGGGCGGTTTCGAGAGCCTCGTGATCCCGTTCGACTGCGCCGGCTACAGGACCGCCACGCGATGGTCCCCGGGCGGTCCGGCCCTGCGCTTCCACATCGGGCTCGAGGACACGGCCGACCTCAAAGCCGACCTCGACGCCGGCTTCGCACGCCTGCGGGCCGCGTCATGA
- a CDS encoding MmgE/PrpD family protein, with amino-acid sequence MTAPSRRRLIQGAGALALAGTLPAAAAETDVTGRLARYMAAARTQPLPPEVLTACKHRILDTLAAMVSGARMRPGEMALTYVRGLGGTEQAGVVASDFRTTTINAALANAMCAHADETDDFEPVTKAHPGCATVPAALAMAELHGNSGADFVRAVALGYDLCCRLLLALGPDHVRGTHRSAEGTSSTFGALGAAAALARLDEQGMRFALSYAAQQVSGLWSWVRDKDHVEKAFDFAGMGARNGVTAVGMVEAGLTGVADVLDGRHNLLNALSTAPKPDLMLDGLGSRFFVTETAIKTFSVGYPIQSPLDATLTLRKQYGLTPEAVRHILVKVPTDAVGIVGSSAMPDVSCQHLVALALVKGAVSFADSHDAGLMHDPAIAAERAKVELVGDPALMDPAAPRGAVVTMTLADGRIVEHHTRHPPGTKENPLSTEAVNTKARDLMAPVLGTDSTERLIARINTLESVADMRELRPLLTA; translated from the coding sequence ATGACCGCGCCGAGCCGGCGCCGTCTCATCCAGGGCGCGGGCGCTCTGGCCCTCGCAGGAACGCTACCGGCCGCCGCTGCCGAGACGGATGTGACAGGCCGGCTCGCACGCTACATGGCCGCCGCCCGGACGCAGCCGCTTCCCCCTGAGGTGCTGACCGCCTGCAAGCACCGCATCCTCGACACCCTGGCCGCCATGGTCTCCGGCGCGCGGATGCGGCCGGGCGAGATGGCGCTCACCTACGTGCGCGGCCTGGGCGGGACCGAGCAGGCCGGGGTCGTCGCCTCCGATTTCCGGACCACCACCATCAACGCGGCGCTCGCCAATGCCATGTGCGCCCATGCCGACGAGACCGACGATTTCGAGCCAGTGACCAAGGCCCATCCCGGCTGCGCCACCGTGCCGGCGGCCCTGGCCATGGCCGAGCTGCACGGCAATTCGGGCGCGGACTTCGTCCGGGCGGTGGCGCTGGGCTACGATCTCTGCTGCCGCCTGCTCCTGGCGCTCGGACCCGACCACGTGCGCGGCACGCACCGCAGCGCCGAGGGCACGAGCTCGACCTTCGGGGCGCTCGGGGCCGCCGCCGCGCTCGCCCGCCTCGACGAGCAGGGCATGCGGTTCGCGCTGTCCTACGCGGCCCAGCAGGTCTCCGGCCTGTGGAGCTGGGTGCGGGACAAGGACCACGTCGAGAAGGCGTTCGACTTCGCCGGCATGGGCGCGCGCAACGGCGTCACGGCGGTCGGCATGGTGGAGGCCGGCCTCACCGGCGTCGCCGACGTGCTCGACGGCCGGCACAACCTGCTGAACGCGCTCTCGACCGCGCCGAAACCGGACCTGATGCTCGACGGTCTCGGCAGCCGTTTCTTCGTCACCGAGACGGCGATCAAGACCTTCTCGGTGGGCTATCCGATCCAGTCGCCCCTCGACGCGACCCTGACGCTCCGCAAGCAGTATGGGCTGACGCCGGAGGCCGTGCGGCACATCCTGGTCAAGGTCCCCACCGACGCCGTCGGCATCGTCGGATCGAGCGCCATGCCGGATGTGAGTTGCCAGCACCTCGTGGCGCTCGCGCTCGTGAAGGGCGCCGTCTCCTTCGCCGACAGCCACGATGCCGGCCTGATGCACGATCCCGCGATCGCGGCCGAACGGGCCAAGGTCGAGCTGGTGGGCGATCCGGCGCTGATGGATCCCGCCGCCCCCCGCGGCGCCGTCGTGACGATGACCCTCGCGGATGGCCGGATTGTGGAGCATCACACCCGGCATCCGCCCGGAACGAAGGAGAACCCGCTGAGCACCGAGGCGGTGAACACCAAGGCGCGGGATCTGATGGCGCCGGTGCTCGGAACTGATTCGACCGAGCGCCTGATCGCGCGCATCAACACCCTGGAATCGGTCGCCGACATGCGCGAACTGCGCCCGCTCCTGACCGCCTGA
- a CDS encoding ArnT family glycosyltransferase: MTTSLSAGGTPRLAAADRVGRGLDALSVSHGRAVAALLALCLVLFLPGQISLQPMDRDEPRFAQASKQMLESGDLVDIRFQGEARHKKPVGIYWAQAAAVAAGEALGVPEARTQIALYRIPSLIGAIASVLLAYWAALAFLPRRAALLAAALYGACLMLSAEAHLAKTDALLAACATASLGALARTWLDSREGRPPAGSVFAAFWLGLALGILVKGPMVPLFVVLPALILSVTARSGRWLLALRPLPGLALTLLLVAPWFAAIAWKSGGAFYAEAVGHDMLGKVGGAAERHWGPPGAYALAVFAIFWPGAAFAAMSLPFAWRARREPGVAFLIAAVLPAWLIFEAVPTKLPHYVLPLMPWLAILTVLATTRGALDPRLRGARLTALLVPAIPVALTLGLCLAGWRLDAHTIPWPALPLLAAACGVAGLAWMAFAKGPPAEAAERALVLSVLASCLLGPAVLGVAQRALPALKVSPRLAALRDRMPCADPQVASLGYREPSLVFLVSTGLALPPDGAAARRFLEAGGCRLLFVESRDRDDFNAAWPVGRGVPAPLAEVEGFNLNTGRRVFVTAYAVAP; this comes from the coding sequence ATGACCACGAGCCTCTCCGCCGGCGGAACGCCGCGCCTCGCCGCTGCCGATCGTGTCGGCCGGGGGCTCGACGCGCTGAGCGTCAGCCACGGCCGGGCGGTGGCCGCCCTCCTGGCGCTCTGCCTCGTCCTGTTCCTGCCGGGCCAGATCTCGCTGCAGCCGATGGACCGGGACGAGCCGCGCTTCGCCCAGGCCTCCAAGCAGATGCTGGAGAGCGGCGACCTCGTCGACATCCGCTTCCAGGGCGAGGCGCGGCACAAGAAGCCCGTGGGGATCTACTGGGCGCAGGCCGCCGCCGTCGCGGCCGGCGAGGCTTTGGGCGTGCCCGAGGCCCGCACGCAGATCGCCCTGTATCGGATCCCGTCCCTGATCGGGGCCATCGCCTCGGTGCTGCTCGCCTATTGGGCGGCCCTGGCCTTCCTGCCGCGCCGCGCCGCGCTTCTCGCCGCCGCCCTCTACGGCGCCTGCCTGATGCTCTCGGCCGAGGCGCATCTCGCCAAGACCGACGCGCTGCTCGCCGCCTGCGCCACCGCGAGCCTCGGCGCGCTGGCCCGGACCTGGTTGGATTCCCGCGAGGGCCGCCCCCCGGCGGGCTCGGTCTTCGCGGCCTTCTGGCTGGGCCTGGCGCTCGGGATCCTGGTCAAGGGACCGATGGTGCCGCTGTTCGTCGTCCTGCCGGCCCTGATCCTGTCGGTGACGGCACGCTCCGGACGCTGGCTCCTCGCCCTTCGGCCGCTTCCCGGCCTCGCCCTGACCCTCCTGCTGGTCGCGCCCTGGTTCGCCGCCATCGCGTGGAAGAGCGGCGGTGCGTTCTACGCCGAGGCGGTCGGGCACGACATGCTGGGCAAGGTCGGCGGCGCCGCCGAACGGCACTGGGGGCCGCCGGGCGCCTACGCGCTCGCCGTCTTCGCGATCTTCTGGCCCGGCGCCGCCTTCGCGGCCATGAGCCTGCCCTTCGCGTGGCGGGCACGGCGCGAACCCGGCGTGGCCTTCCTGATCGCGGCGGTGCTGCCGGCGTGGCTGATCTTCGAGGCGGTGCCGACGAAGCTGCCCCATTACGTCCTGCCGCTGATGCCGTGGCTCGCGATCCTCACGGTCCTGGCGACGACGCGGGGGGCGCTCGATCCCCGCCTGCGCGGGGCGCGCCTGACGGCCCTGCTAGTGCCGGCCATCCCGGTGGCGCTCACGCTCGGCCTCTGCCTTGCCGGCTGGCGCCTGGATGCCCACACGATCCCGTGGCCCGCTTTGCCGCTGCTCGCCGCCGCCTGCGGCGTCGCCGGGCTCGCCTGGATGGCCTTCGCCAAAGGACCGCCGGCGGAGGCCGCCGAGCGCGCCCTCGTGCTCAGCGTCCTGGCCTCGTGCCTGCTCGGGCCGGCGGTGCTGGGCGTGGCCCAGCGCGCGCTGCCCGCCCTCAAGGTCTCGCCCCGGCTCGCGGCCCTGCGCGACCGGATGCCCTGCGCGGATCCGCAGGTGGCGAGCCTCGGCTACCGGGAGCCCAGCCTCGTGTTCCTGGTCAGCACCGGCCTCGCCCTGCCGCCGGACGGCGCCGCCGCGCGGCGATTCCTGGAAGCCGGCGGCTGCCGGCTGCTGTTCGTGGAATCCCGGGACCGGGACGACTTCAACGCGGCCTGGCCGGTCGGACGCGGCGTGCCGGCGCCCCTGGCCGAGGTTGAGGGCTTCAACCTGAATACCGGCCGGCGGGTCTTCGTCACGGCCTACGCGGTGGCCCCGTGA
- a CDS encoding glycosyltransferase, with translation MSGAPVLSVVVPVKNEAGNIAPLVAEIEAACAGLAFELIYVDDGSTDGTPAALAAARAGRPWLRVLRHARSGGQSAAVRSGVLAARGAIVATLDGDGQNDPVFIPALLAALETAGPGAGLAQGQRRGRKDGRFKMLQSRIANGVRGRILKDATRDTGCGLKVFRRAAYLRLPYFDALHRFMPALVVREGFTVVHRDVIDRPRLTGASNYGLFDRLWVGLLDLAGVWWLIRRKRADPQPREIVNPVPTPADQDVGC, from the coding sequence GTGAGCGGCGCCCCGGTTCTCAGCGTCGTCGTGCCGGTGAAGAACGAGGCCGGCAACATCGCGCCCCTCGTGGCCGAGATCGAGGCCGCCTGCGCGGGGCTCGCCTTCGAGCTGATCTACGTCGATGACGGCTCCACGGACGGCACACCGGCCGCCCTGGCGGCCGCCCGCGCGGGCCGGCCCTGGCTTCGGGTCCTGCGCCATGCCCGAAGCGGCGGCCAGTCGGCCGCGGTGCGCAGCGGCGTCCTGGCGGCCCGGGGCGCGATCGTCGCCACCCTCGACGGCGACGGCCAGAACGATCCCGTCTTCATCCCCGCCCTCCTGGCGGCGCTGGAGACGGCCGGTCCCGGCGCCGGTCTCGCGCAAGGGCAGCGGCGCGGGCGCAAGGACGGGCGCTTCAAGATGCTCCAGTCGCGGATCGCCAACGGCGTGCGCGGGCGGATCCTGAAGGACGCCACCCGCGACACCGGCTGCGGCCTCAAGGTCTTCCGGCGTGCGGCCTATCTCCGCCTGCCGTATTTCGACGCCCTCCACCGATTCATGCCGGCGCTCGTCGTCCGCGAGGGCTTCACGGTGGTCCACCGCGACGTGATCGACCGCCCGCGGCTCACCGGCGCGTCGAATTACGGGCTGTTCGACCGTCTCTGGGTCGGGCTTCTGGATCTGGCCGGCGTCTGGTGGCTGATCCGGCGCAAGCGCGCCGATCCGCAGCCCCGGGAGATCGTGAATCCGGTGCCCACGCCGGCAGACCAGGATGTCGGATGCTGA
- a CDS encoding lipid-A-disaccharide synthase N-terminal domain-containing protein, producing the protein MLIQLAHDLPAYFYDVFVTRLDFWLVFGIVAQLVFGSRFILQWIASERAGRSVMPLSFWFLSILGGMMTLVYGFVRREPVIIIGQGLSTGIYLRNLALIFRERQRKRSGA; encoded by the coding sequence ATGCTGATCCAGCTCGCCCACGATCTGCCGGCCTATTTCTACGACGTCTTCGTCACGCGGCTCGATTTCTGGTTGGTCTTCGGCATCGTCGCCCAGCTGGTCTTCGGCTCGCGCTTCATCCTGCAGTGGATCGCCAGCGAGCGGGCGGGGCGGAGCGTCATGCCCCTCTCGTTCTGGTTCCTGTCGATCCTCGGCGGGATGATGACCCTGGTCTACGGCTTCGTCCGGCGCGAGCCGGTGATCATCATCGGCCAGGGGCTCTCGACCGGCATCTACCTGCGCAACCTCGCGCTGATCTTCCGCGAGCGGCAGCGGAAACGGAGCGGCGCATGA
- a CDS encoding pyridoxamine 5'-phosphate oxidase family protein, protein MTRAPLPGFYDDLDATLREVWRLLADGAEQGRSGFHLPTLATRGRDGGPRARTVVLRAADGAAGSLRFHCDRRSDKAAEILAHPACALAAYDAATKVQIRIEGRATLHTDDPVAEAAWAESRAMSRVCYGAEPAPGTALPEGGAYSLPDEASATTLGRPRFAAVLVRAERLDFLYLDRRGHRRAAWCRSEPGWQGGWLAP, encoded by the coding sequence ATGACCCGCGCGCCGCTGCCCGGCTTCTACGACGATCTGGACGCCACGTTGCGCGAAGTGTGGCGCCTGCTGGCCGACGGCGCCGAGCAGGGCCGGAGCGGATTCCACCTGCCGACCCTGGCGACACGCGGTCGGGACGGCGGCCCGCGGGCCCGGACCGTGGTGCTGCGCGCGGCCGATGGCGCGGCTGGCAGCCTCCGGTTCCACTGCGACCGCCGCTCCGACAAGGCCGCGGAGATCCTGGCGCACCCGGCCTGTGCGCTGGCCGCCTACGACGCCGCCACGAAGGTCCAGATCCGCATCGAGGGCCGCGCCACGCTCCACACCGACGATCCCGTGGCGGAGGCAGCCTGGGCCGAGTCCCGGGCGATGAGCCGGGTCTGCTACGGCGCGGAACCGGCGCCGGGCACCGCGCTGCCCGAGGGCGGCGCTTACAGCCTTCCGGACGAGGCCTCGGCCACGACGCTGGGCCGTCCGCGCTTCGCCGCCGTGCTGGTGCGGGCCGAGCGCCTGGACTTCCTCTACCTCGACCGGCGCGGTCACCGGCGGGCCGCTTGGTGCCGGAGCGAGCCCGGCTGGCAGGGCGGCTGGCTGGCACCCTGA
- a CDS encoding HAMP domain-containing methyl-accepting chemotaxis protein, with translation MRRNFKITIAFKIAFAFAFIAANAIGYLWYISSRMVAADTAYSAYLANDATAATMAARLGRVVYQMSYVAFRALGEADPDESDRVGAAFEPLPAEAAMLLDGARRNAPAFHTQTGRIADLLDTYAVLTGEMCAMAKKGMSAQALTLAHKRVDPLQKTLFAELDTFVGDLSASIRTGSEGLSAETRTTVFWAIGVSAGGIAASILIGVLVVNVGVARPLGRLTAALKTMSAGQLDIEVPEARRGDEIGAIGEAVEGIKALVARTSAEQAESQRRTDEAAAADRSQTRLRLAADFEDIVGRIIGLVAGSVATLQTVARTMTETAARAADQSISVAGAAEEAAANVSTVMAAAEQLGSSVAEIGRQVGGSAKLAQNAVSEADRTASLVQDLSAAATKIGAVVALIEGIASQTNLLALNATIEAARAGEAGRGFAVVAGEVKDLAGQAARATGEITGQIGRIQRATDQAVAVIASITARIREIDAVAAGIAAAVEQQGAATREIARNVAQASADTRAVTATTTGVAKAAGETGTAAGQVLASAAALARQSEELGSAVRYFLATIRAA, from the coding sequence GTGCGGCGCAACTTCAAAATCACCATCGCCTTCAAGATCGCTTTCGCCTTCGCGTTCATAGCCGCGAATGCGATCGGCTACCTCTGGTACATTTCCAGCCGCATGGTCGCAGCCGACACGGCCTACAGCGCCTATCTGGCCAACGATGCCACGGCGGCCACGATGGCGGCACGGCTGGGACGCGTCGTCTATCAGATGAGCTACGTGGCCTTCCGCGCCCTGGGTGAGGCCGATCCGGACGAGTCGGACCGCGTCGGTGCCGCCTTCGAGCCGCTTCCCGCCGAAGCCGCGATGCTCCTCGACGGCGCGCGCCGGAATGCACCGGCCTTCCACACCCAGACCGGCCGGATCGCGGACCTGCTCGACACCTACGCCGTGCTCACCGGCGAGATGTGCGCCATGGCCAAGAAAGGCATGAGTGCCCAGGCGCTGACGCTCGCGCACAAGCGGGTGGATCCGCTCCAGAAGACGCTGTTCGCCGAACTCGATACCTTCGTGGGCGATCTGAGCGCGTCGATCCGCACGGGCTCCGAGGGCTTGAGTGCGGAGACACGCACGACCGTGTTCTGGGCCATCGGCGTGTCGGCAGGCGGTATCGCCGCCAGCATCCTCATCGGTGTGCTGGTGGTGAATGTCGGTGTCGCGCGCCCGCTCGGCCGGCTGACGGCCGCATTGAAGACCATGTCGGCGGGGCAGCTCGACATCGAGGTCCCGGAGGCGCGGCGCGGCGACGAGATCGGCGCCATCGGCGAGGCCGTCGAGGGCATCAAGGCCCTGGTTGCCCGGACGTCCGCCGAGCAGGCCGAGAGCCAGCGGCGGACGGATGAGGCGGCGGCCGCCGATCGCAGCCAGACGCGGCTGCGGCTCGCCGCGGATTTCGAGGACATTGTGGGCCGGATCATCGGCCTCGTCGCCGGTTCGGTCGCGACCTTGCAGACGGTCGCCCGGACCATGACCGAAACCGCCGCGCGGGCCGCCGACCAGTCCATCTCGGTCGCGGGCGCCGCCGAGGAGGCCGCGGCCAACGTCAGCACGGTCATGGCCGCCGCCGAGCAGCTCGGTTCCTCCGTCGCGGAGATCGGCCGGCAGGTCGGCGGCTCGGCCAAGCTCGCACAGAACGCCGTCTCGGAAGCCGACCGGACCGCGTCCCTGGTCCAGGATCTCAGTGCCGCCGCCACGAAAATCGGCGCGGTGGTCGCGCTGATCGAGGGCATTGCGAGCCAGACCAACCTGCTGGCTCTGAATGCCACGATCGAAGCCGCACGCGCCGGAGAGGCCGGGCGGGGCTTCGCCGTCGTGGCGGGCGAGGTCAAGGATCTTGCCGGGCAGGCCGCCCGGGCGACGGGTGAGATCACGGGGCAGATCGGCCGGATCCAGCGCGCGACCGATCAGGCTGTCGCGGTGATCGCCTCGATCACCGCCCGGATCCGCGAGATCGACGCGGTCGCAGCAGGCATCGCGGCCGCGGTCGAACAGCAGGGGGCGGCCACGCGGGAGATCGCGCGCAACGTCGCACAGGCCTCGGCCGACACCCGTGCGGTCACCGCCACCACGACCGGCGTTGCCAAAGCCGCCGGCGAGACGGGGACGGCCGCCGGTCAGGTCCTGGCCTCCGCCGCCGCGCTGGCCCGGCAATCGGAGGAACTCGGCAGCGCGGTCCGTTACTTCCTGGCCACGATCCGGGCCGCCTGA